Proteins encoded by one window of Rhodamnia argentea isolate NSW1041297 chromosome 6, ASM2092103v1, whole genome shotgun sequence:
- the LOC115727354 gene encoding putative caffeoyl-CoA O-methyltransferase At1g67980: MAESVTKTLLHSEALQQYILDTSVLPREHGLLKQLRTATLEKYGHLCELSVPGDEGMFLSMLLKMINAKRTLEIGVFTGYSLLTTALALPDDGKVTAIDLDREAYEVGLPFIEKAGVADKINFIQSDALSVLDQMLGQKEFDFVFVDADKADYRGYHERVMRLLRIGGVVAYDNTLWYGSVAKGHEELPEFLRSRAMEDVSSYFYNGHAAIVDFNEFLASDPRVDISQVPIGDGVTLCRRLQ; encoded by the exons ATGGCTGAAAGTGTCACCAAGACCCTTCTCCATAGCGAAGCTCTCCAGCAG TACATCTTGGACACAAGTGTGTTGCCGAGGGAGCATGGACTCCTCAAACAACTCCGAACAGCCACGCTCGAGAAGTATGGCCACTT ATGTGAACTGAGCGTCCCCGGAGACGAGGGAATGTTCTTATCAATGCTTCTGAAAATGATCAATGCGAAGAGAACGTTGGAGATCGGTGTTTTCACAGGGTACTCTCTCCTAACCACCGCACTCGCATTGCCCGATGACGGCAAG GTAACAGCCATAGACTTGGATCGAGAAGCGTATGAAGTCGGATTGCCATTCATCGAAAAAGCAGGAGTGGCTGACAAGATCAACTTCATCCAATCAGACGCCCTCTCAGTTCTAGACCAGATGCTCGGTCAAAAG GAGTTCGACTTTGTGTTCGTGGACGCCGACAAGGCGGACTACCGCGGCTACCACGAGCGCGTGATGAGGCTCCTGAGGATCGGGGGTGTGGTCGCGTACGACAACACGCTGTGGTATGGCTCCGTGGCCAAGGGCCACGAGGAGCTGCCCGAGTTCCTCAGGAGCCGAGCGATGGAGGACGTCTCCAGCTACTTCTACAATGGCCACGCCGCGATCGTGGATTTCAACGAGTTCTTAGCCTCCGACCCGCGAGTCGACATCTCTCAAGTCCCCATCGGGGACGGAGTCACCTTGTGTAGACGCCTGCAGTAG
- the LOC115757593 gene encoding heat stress transcription factor A-8, producing the protein MAKPSGNRSTLLAPFLSKCYDLLEDESTDPIISWGGAGDSFVIWDITQFTLQLLPQYFKHSNFSSFMRQLNIYGFRKVDSDRWEFSNDGFVKGQKHLLKNIRRRKNVQVMDQKISLQKQDNSVEEVDKIKIDGLWKEVENLKIDKKALSLELGKLRQLQETSENKLVLLRDRIQRMENNQQQMLSFLVLAMQNPEFLVQLLQPKENHCRVTEMGNMLEQQGAENGSLISEGTIVKYQPPTDGNTNPELSPLSGSGEMPKSGPSFDGKRDVFMNNDLTSILMNEKFSLDTPLVFPDSPDDGAWEKLLLACPFIESASEKRQDNEGPNYLGMDTESAFSGASSVSHDFDALIRLMGNPQEAETESEVDGDDWEDAPNVDFLAEQMEYLASNSDLKLQAT; encoded by the exons ATGGCGAAGCCGAGCGGCAACCGATCGACTCTGCTCGCTCCGTTCCTCAGCAAGTGCTACGATTTGCTTGAGGACGAGTCGACCGACCCCATCATATCGTGGGGAGGCGCCGGCGACAGCTTCGTCATCTGGGACATCACTCAGTTCACCCTCCAATTGCTCCCCCAGTACTTCAAGCACTCCAACTTCTCCAGCTTCATGCGTCAGCTCAACATCTAT GGTTTCAGGAAAGTTGATTCAGATCGTTGGGAATTCTCAAATGATGGATTCGTCAAAGGTCAAAAGCACTTGTTAAAGAATATACGCAGGAGGAAGAATGTTCAGGTCATGGATCAGAAAATATCATTGCAGAAGCAGGATAATTCCGTTGAAGAAGTTGATAAGATTAAAATTGATGGGCTTTGGAAAGaagttgaaaatttgaagattgATAAGAAAGCCCTTTCACTGGAGTTAGGTAAACTTAGACAGCTCCAGGAAACTTCGGAGAATAAGTTGGTCCTCCTGAGAGACCGTATTCAGAGAATGGAAAATAATCAGCAGCAGATGTTGTCATTCTTAGTATTGGCGATGCAAAACCCAGAGTTCTTGGTTCAGCTGCTCcagccaaaagaaaatcattgTCGTGTGACTGAGATGGGTAACATGCTAGAACAACAAGGAGCAGAAAATGGATCATTGATTTCCGAGGGAACAATAGTGAAGTACCAGCCTCCAACTGATGGAAACACAAACCCTGAATTATCCCCATTATCAGGTTCGGGGGAAATGCCCAAATCTGGCCCTTCTTTTGATGGGAAAAGAGATGTTTTCATGAACAACGATCTTACGTCGATACTCATGAACGAAAAATTCTCTTTGGATACTCCATTGGTATTTCCTGACTCTCCTGATGATGGTGCATGGGAAAAACTGCTTTTAGCTTGTCCTTTCATTGAGAGTGCCAGTGAGAAAAGGCAAGACAATGAAGGGCCCAATTATTTGGGCATGGACACAGAATCAGCATTTTCTGGAGCAAGCTCAGTCTCTCATGATTTTGATGCTTTAATAAGACTGATGGGGAACCCTCAGGAAGCTGAGACTGAGTCAGAAGTTGATGGAGATGATTGGGAGGACGCCCCAAATGTTGATTTTCTAGCGGAGCAAATGGAATATTTGGCTTCCAACTCTGATCTCAAGCTTCAGGCAACATAG
- the LOC115757602 gene encoding vacuolar iron transporter 1-like, with protein sequence MASANESRNKLEPEKQRLLNQHTEAHFTAGEIVRDIIIGVSDGLTVPFALAAGLSGANAPSSIVLTAGVAEVAAGAISMGLGGYLAAKSEADHYTRELKREQEEIISVPDTEAAEVAEILAQYGLEPHEYRPVVNALRKKPQAWLEFMMKFELGLEKPDPGRALQSALTIAVAYILGGLVPLMPYMFIPRATDAMVVSVVLTLVALLIFGYAKGHFTGSKPFQSALQTALIGAVASAAAFGMAKAVQAK encoded by the exons ATGGCGAGCGCAAACGAGAGCAGGAACAAGCTGGAGCCGGAGAAGCAGAGGCTTCTAAACCAGCACACGGAGGCCCACTTCACCGCCGGCGAGATCGTCCGCGACATCATCATCGGCGTCTCCGACGGCCTGACCGTCCCCTTCGCCCTCGCCGCCGGCCTCTCCGGCGCCAACGCCCCCTCCTCCATCGTCCTCACCGCCGGAGTCGCCGAGGTCGCCGCCGGCGCCATCTCCATGGGTCTCGGCGG GTATCTTGCAGCTAAAAGTGAGGCAGACCACTACACGAGGGAACTCAAAAGAGAGCAAGAAGAGATCATCAGTGTTCCTGATACTG AAGCGGCCGAGGTGGCGGAGATACTGGCGCAATACGGATTAGAGCCGCATGAATACAGGCCGGTTGTGAATGCGCTGAGGAAGAAGCCCCAAGCCTGGCTCGAGTTCATGATGAA GTTTGAGCTGGGGTTGGAAAAGCCGGACCCGGGAAGAGCGTTACAGAGTGCGCTCACGATTGCAGTAGCTTACATATTGGGTGGATTGGTGCCCCTCATGCCTTACATGTTCATCCCGAGGGCCACGGACGCTATGGTCGTGTCTGTTGTCCTCACTCTCGTCGCTCTGCTCATCTTCGGCTATGCCAAGGGACATTTCACGGGTAGTAAGCCCTTTCAAAGTGCTCTGCAAACAGCGCTCATCGGCGCCGTCGCCTCCGCGGCCGCTTTCGGGATGGCCAAGGCTGTTCAGGCAAAATAA
- the LOC115757611 gene encoding DNA (cytosine-5)-methyltransferase CMT3-like isoform X3 → MEVVEFLKPRFVLMENVVDLVKFSKGFLGRYALGRLVQLNYQTRLGIMAAGAYGLPQFRIRCFLWGARPNEKLPQYPLPTHDVVVRGFIPLEFEMHTVAYDEGHSYELQKKLLLEHAISDLPPVGTYDGRDEMPYDKAPQTDFQRFIRSSEKEMLGIIDDSVDSDRLLFDHRPLELNSDDHERVCHIPKKKGANFRDLPGVRVCPDNKVEWDPDVPRAYLASGKPLVPDYAMTFTNGSSSKPFARVWWDETVPTVVTRAEPHNQAILHPEQDRVFTVRENARLQGFPDYYKLTGPIKERSFRKFIY, encoded by the exons ATGGAAGTTGTGGAGTTTTTGAAACCAAGGTTTGTTTTGATGGAGAATGTGGTGGATCTAGTCAAATTTTCTAAGGGTTTCTTGGGGAGATATGCACTTGGTCGTTTAGTGCAACTGAACTATCAAACAAGATTGGGTATCATGGCCGCAGGAGCATATGGGCTTCCTCAATTTAGAATTCGTTGTTTTCTGTGGGGTGCTCGTCCCAATGAG AAGTTGCCCCAGTACCCATTGCCAACACACGATGTTGTGGTCAGAGGTTTCATTCCTTTAGAATTTGAG atgCACACTGTTGCCTATGATGAGGGCCACTCGTACgaattgcaaaagaaattgcTACTGGAGCATGCAATCTCTGATCTTCCACCT GTTGGAACTTATGATGGAAGAGATGAAATGCCTTATGATAAAGCTCCACAGACAGATTTTCAACGTTTCATTAGATCAAGTGAAAAAG AAATGCTGGGGATCATAGATGACTCAGTGGATTCAGATCGATTACTCTTTGATCATCGACCACTTGAATTGAATTCAGATGACCACGAACGTGTTTGCCATATACCAAAGAAAAAG GGCGCGAATTTTAGGGATTTGCCTGGTGTTCGTGTGTGTCCGGACAACAAAGTTGAATGGGACCCTGATGTTCCCAGGGCTTATCTGGCCTCGGGGAAACCATTG GTCCCTGATTACGCAATGACATTTACGAATGGTTCTTCCTCAAA GCCTTTCGCACGTGTGTGGTGGGATGAAACTGTGCCTACTGTAGTGACTAGAGCAGAACCGCACAACCAG GCAATATTACACCCCGAGCAAGACAGAGTTTTTACAGTTCGTGAAAATGCAAGACTTCAGGGATTTCCTGATTATTACAAGCTTACTGGCCCCATTAAGGAGAG GTCTTTCAGAAAATTTATCTATTGA